A stretch of the Chelonoidis abingdonii isolate Lonesome George chromosome 11, CheloAbing_2.0, whole genome shotgun sequence genome encodes the following:
- the FUZ gene encoding protein fuzzy homolog isoform X3: MGEEGGSITLLCLTASSGVPLFCRSMGAPSRHQLPFSVIGSLNGVHMFGANLDVLLMAACTANTHVVWRVFHNSITLIVLSSEEGASDFALGRLLDNTFSAMVLILGLEELVNVRNIERLKKDLRECLEAFVAAAESRFGCLVAGGRLALATEPWWQLAPQELLLLSWLVGLLPPHTARDYPIYLPHGSPTVPHRLLTCQLLPGLEACLICGPSPALHTVETELVPRFWKPLLEPLQACVSPQPHGLPHGTTLPPGVLAFLLIHREQRSSQSSMQPPGSVGEALSPRRCARALRHFYALVAARYFPWEGSPAPPQEPFQAGFPHHARHCYVVSATHKAYAIHTPQHQLFLLLAPHVPTFALRPLATRALQRLTGDTTC; this comes from the exons atgggggaggaggggggctccatcaccctgctctgcctcacagCCAGCAGCGGGGTCCCCCTGTTCTGCCGCAGCATGGGGGCTCCCTCCAGGCACCAg CTACCCTTCTCGGTGATCGGCTCCCTGAATGGGGTGCACATGTTCGGGGCGAACCTGGACGTCCTGCTGATGGCAGCCTGCACCGCAAACACCCATGTGGTGTGGAGGGTCTTCCACAACAg CATCACCCTTATCGTCCTGTCGTCGGAGGAAGGAGCCAGCGACTTTGCCCTGGGGCGCCTGCTGGACAACACCTTCAGCGCAATG GTGCTAATCCTGGGCTTGGAGGAGCTGGTGAACGTCCGCAACATTGAACGCCTCAAAAAGGACCTGAGG GAGTGCCTGGAAGCCTTCGTGGCCGCGGCCGAGAGCCGCTTTGGCTGCCTGGTGGCTGGGGGCCGGCTGGCGCTGGCCACAGAGCCCTGGTGGCAATTGGCCcctcaggagctgctgctgctgagctggcTGGTGGGCTTGCTGCCCCCCCACACGGCACGGGACTACCCCATCTACCTGCCCCACGGCAGCCCCACG GTCCCCCACCGGCTCCTcacctgccagctgctgcccggCCTGGAGGCTTGCCTGATCTgtgggcccagccctgccctgcacacGGTGGAGACCGag CTGGTGCCACGGTTCTGGAAGCCCCTGCTGGAGCCACTGCAGGCGTGtgtcagcccccagccccacggcCTGCCCCACGGCACCACACTACCCCCCGGAGTCCTAGC GTTCCTGTTGATCCATCGGGAGCAGAGGAGCAGCCAGAGCTCAATGCAGCCCCCAGGATCGGTGGGGGAGG cGCTGTCCCCCAGGCGCTGCGCCCGCGCCCTGCGCCACTTCTACGCCCTGGTCGCCGCCCGCTACTTCCCCTGGGAGGGCAGCCCAG CCCCCCCCCAGGAGCCATTCCAGGCCGGCTTCCCGCACCACGCCCGGCACTGCTACGTGGTGAGCGCCACGCACAAGGCCTACGCCATCCacaccccccagcaccagctcttCCTGCTCCTGGCGCCCCACGTGCCCACCTTCGCCTTGCGGCCCCTGGCCACCCGCGCCCTGCAGCGCCTCACCGGGGACACCACCTGCTGA
- the FUZ gene encoding protein fuzzy homolog isoform X2 has product MGEEGGSITLLCLTASSGVPLFCRSMGAPSRHQLPFSVIGSLNGVHMFGANLDVLLMAACTANTHVVWRVFHNSITLIVLSSEEGASDFALGRLLDNTFSAMVLILGLEELVNVRNIERLKKDLRACYKLIDSFLASLERSGDLTQCVECVPVPHGAALQECLEAFVAAAESRFGCLVAGGRLALATEPWWQLAPQELLLLSWLVGLLPPHTARDYPIYLPHGSPTVPHRLLTCQLLPGLEACLICGPSPALHTVETELVPRFWKPLLEPLQACVSPQPHGLPHGTTLPPGVLAFLLIHREQRSSQSSMQPPGSVGEAPPQEPFQAGFPHHARHCYVVSATHKAYAIHTPQHQLFLLLAPHVPTFALRPLATRALQRLTGDTTC; this is encoded by the exons atgggggaggaggggggctccatcaccctgctctgcctcacagCCAGCAGCGGGGTCCCCCTGTTCTGCCGCAGCATGGGGGCTCCCTCCAGGCACCAg CTACCCTTCTCGGTGATCGGCTCCCTGAATGGGGTGCACATGTTCGGGGCGAACCTGGACGTCCTGCTGATGGCAGCCTGCACCGCAAACACCCATGTGGTGTGGAGGGTCTTCCACAACAg CATCACCCTTATCGTCCTGTCGTCGGAGGAAGGAGCCAGCGACTTTGCCCTGGGGCGCCTGCTGGACAACACCTTCAGCGCAATG GTGCTAATCCTGGGCTTGGAGGAGCTGGTGAACGTCCGCAACATTGAACGCCTCAAAAAGGACCTGAGG gcCTGCTACAAGCTGATTGACAGCTTCCTGGCCTCCCTGGAGCGGAGCGGGGACCTGACACAGTGTGTGGAGTGTGTCCCTGTGCCCCACGGCGCCGCCCTGCAG GAGTGCCTGGAAGCCTTCGTGGCCGCGGCCGAGAGCCGCTTTGGCTGCCTGGTGGCTGGGGGCCGGCTGGCGCTGGCCACAGAGCCCTGGTGGCAATTGGCCcctcaggagctgctgctgctgagctggcTGGTGGGCTTGCTGCCCCCCCACACGGCACGGGACTACCCCATCTACCTGCCCCACGGCAGCCCCACG GTCCCCCACCGGCTCCTcacctgccagctgctgcccggCCTGGAGGCTTGCCTGATCTgtgggcccagccctgccctgcacacGGTGGAGACCGag CTGGTGCCACGGTTCTGGAAGCCCCTGCTGGAGCCACTGCAGGCGTGtgtcagcccccagccccacggcCTGCCCCACGGCACCACACTACCCCCCGGAGTCCTAGC GTTCCTGTTGATCCATCGGGAGCAGAGGAGCAGCCAGAGCTCAATGCAGCCCCCAGGATCGGTGGGGGAGG CCCCCCCCCAGGAGCCATTCCAGGCCGGCTTCCCGCACCACGCCCGGCACTGCTACGTGGTGAGCGCCACGCACAAGGCCTACGCCATCCacaccccccagcaccagctcttCCTGCTCCTGGCGCCCCACGTGCCCACCTTCGCCTTGCGGCCCCTGGCCACCCGCGCCCTGCAGCGCCTCACCGGGGACACCACCTGCTGA
- the FUZ gene encoding protein fuzzy homolog isoform X4 produces the protein MGEEGGSITLLCLTASSGVPLFCRSMGAPSRHQLPFSVIGSLNGVHMFGANLDVLLMAACTANTHVVWRVFHNSITLIVLSSEEGASDFALGRLLDNTFSAMVLILGLEELVNVRNIERLKKDLRACYKLIDSFLASLERSGDLTQCVECVPVPHGAALQVPHRLLTCQLLPGLEACLICGPSPALHTVETELVPRFWKPLLEPLQACVSPQPHGLPHGTTLPPGVLAFLLIHREQRSSQSSMQPPGSVGEALSPRRCARALRHFYALVAARYFPWEGSPAPPQEPFQAGFPHHARHCYVVSATHKAYAIHTPQHQLFLLLAPHVPTFALRPLATRALQRLTGDTTC, from the exons atgggggaggaggggggctccatcaccctgctctgcctcacagCCAGCAGCGGGGTCCCCCTGTTCTGCCGCAGCATGGGGGCTCCCTCCAGGCACCAg CTACCCTTCTCGGTGATCGGCTCCCTGAATGGGGTGCACATGTTCGGGGCGAACCTGGACGTCCTGCTGATGGCAGCCTGCACCGCAAACACCCATGTGGTGTGGAGGGTCTTCCACAACAg CATCACCCTTATCGTCCTGTCGTCGGAGGAAGGAGCCAGCGACTTTGCCCTGGGGCGCCTGCTGGACAACACCTTCAGCGCAATG GTGCTAATCCTGGGCTTGGAGGAGCTGGTGAACGTCCGCAACATTGAACGCCTCAAAAAGGACCTGAGG gcCTGCTACAAGCTGATTGACAGCTTCCTGGCCTCCCTGGAGCGGAGCGGGGACCTGACACAGTGTGTGGAGTGTGTCCCTGTGCCCCACGGCGCCGCCCTGCAG GTCCCCCACCGGCTCCTcacctgccagctgctgcccggCCTGGAGGCTTGCCTGATCTgtgggcccagccctgccctgcacacGGTGGAGACCGag CTGGTGCCACGGTTCTGGAAGCCCCTGCTGGAGCCACTGCAGGCGTGtgtcagcccccagccccacggcCTGCCCCACGGCACCACACTACCCCCCGGAGTCCTAGC GTTCCTGTTGATCCATCGGGAGCAGAGGAGCAGCCAGAGCTCAATGCAGCCCCCAGGATCGGTGGGGGAGG cGCTGTCCCCCAGGCGCTGCGCCCGCGCCCTGCGCCACTTCTACGCCCTGGTCGCCGCCCGCTACTTCCCCTGGGAGGGCAGCCCAG CCCCCCCCCAGGAGCCATTCCAGGCCGGCTTCCCGCACCACGCCCGGCACTGCTACGTGGTGAGCGCCACGCACAAGGCCTACGCCATCCacaccccccagcaccagctcttCCTGCTCCTGGCGCCCCACGTGCCCACCTTCGCCTTGCGGCCCCTGGCCACCCGCGCCCTGCAGCGCCTCACCGGGGACACCACCTGCTGA
- the FUZ gene encoding protein fuzzy homolog isoform X1 encodes MGEEGGSITLLCLTASSGVPLFCRSMGAPSRHQLPFSVIGSLNGVHMFGANLDVLLMAACTANTHVVWRVFHNSITLIVLSSEEGASDFALGRLLDNTFSAMVLILGLEELVNVRNIERLKKDLRACYKLIDSFLASLERSGDLTQCVECVPVPHGAALQECLEAFVAAAESRFGCLVAGGRLALATEPWWQLAPQELLLLSWLVGLLPPHTARDYPIYLPHGSPTVPHRLLTCQLLPGLEACLICGPSPALHTVETELVPRFWKPLLEPLQACVSPQPHGLPHGTTLPPGVLAFLLIHREQRSSQSSMQPPGSVGEALSPRRCARALRHFYALVAARYFPWEGSPAPPQEPFQAGFPHHARHCYVVSATHKAYAIHTPQHQLFLLLAPHVPTFALRPLATRALQRLTGDTTC; translated from the exons atgggggaggaggggggctccatcaccctgctctgcctcacagCCAGCAGCGGGGTCCCCCTGTTCTGCCGCAGCATGGGGGCTCCCTCCAGGCACCAg CTACCCTTCTCGGTGATCGGCTCCCTGAATGGGGTGCACATGTTCGGGGCGAACCTGGACGTCCTGCTGATGGCAGCCTGCACCGCAAACACCCATGTGGTGTGGAGGGTCTTCCACAACAg CATCACCCTTATCGTCCTGTCGTCGGAGGAAGGAGCCAGCGACTTTGCCCTGGGGCGCCTGCTGGACAACACCTTCAGCGCAATG GTGCTAATCCTGGGCTTGGAGGAGCTGGTGAACGTCCGCAACATTGAACGCCTCAAAAAGGACCTGAGG gcCTGCTACAAGCTGATTGACAGCTTCCTGGCCTCCCTGGAGCGGAGCGGGGACCTGACACAGTGTGTGGAGTGTGTCCCTGTGCCCCACGGCGCCGCCCTGCAG GAGTGCCTGGAAGCCTTCGTGGCCGCGGCCGAGAGCCGCTTTGGCTGCCTGGTGGCTGGGGGCCGGCTGGCGCTGGCCACAGAGCCCTGGTGGCAATTGGCCcctcaggagctgctgctgctgagctggcTGGTGGGCTTGCTGCCCCCCCACACGGCACGGGACTACCCCATCTACCTGCCCCACGGCAGCCCCACG GTCCCCCACCGGCTCCTcacctgccagctgctgcccggCCTGGAGGCTTGCCTGATCTgtgggcccagccctgccctgcacacGGTGGAGACCGag CTGGTGCCACGGTTCTGGAAGCCCCTGCTGGAGCCACTGCAGGCGTGtgtcagcccccagccccacggcCTGCCCCACGGCACCACACTACCCCCCGGAGTCCTAGC GTTCCTGTTGATCCATCGGGAGCAGAGGAGCAGCCAGAGCTCAATGCAGCCCCCAGGATCGGTGGGGGAGG cGCTGTCCCCCAGGCGCTGCGCCCGCGCCCTGCGCCACTTCTACGCCCTGGTCGCCGCCCGCTACTTCCCCTGGGAGGGCAGCCCAG CCCCCCCCCAGGAGCCATTCCAGGCCGGCTTCCCGCACCACGCCCGGCACTGCTACGTGGTGAGCGCCACGCACAAGGCCTACGCCATCCacaccccccagcaccagctcttCCTGCTCCTGGCGCCCCACGTGCCCACCTTCGCCTTGCGGCCCCTGGCCACCCGCGCCCTGCAGCGCCTCACCGGGGACACCACCTGCTGA
- the AP2A1 gene encoding AP-2 complex subunit alpha-1, producing the protein MGASLSPLSLSVLGASISGKSKEAEIKRINKELANIRSKFKGDKALDGYSKKKYVCKLLFIFLLGHDIDFGHMEAVNLLSSNKYTEKQIVSVGGAGGLGVHLRGAAVGEGPVSLGGGVRRVLLSKSPSRTTWRAANPTCHVSWPFALPSCANVGSDEYGPMWLRSRGPVFCAYTSMDASKRCVPSASAASYRLARPGAMVRVDVPRGDLLNDPALGWFYGRRQLSSPASARRTCDLQRCVSLAVSRTGDQPAVTCAGRACGTLASSESLHEAVTPTSRRSSNALKTAGCTACGSVSDLLYAMFAIGTNAKQIRCPDASATGDGRLSIETWAPLTPLPLPPQALQAPACHENMVKVGGYILGEFGNLIAGDPRSSPLVQFNLLHSKFHLCSVATRALLLSTYIKFINLFPETKGTIQEVLRSDSQIRNADVELQQRAVEYLKLSSIASTDVLATVLEEMPPFPERESSILAKLKRKKGPGAGSELDEGKKEPGAELNGGVEPTASTTSTPSPSADLLGLRTAPPASSAAPTSAGNLLVDVFSDNTSATPGLAPGTEDNFLSSGTAASSDDPALPISEADELLNKMPSAPRADHTSIQSTKRPSDTAAQTLYLSPHCGSGVGGTHDLIPPPPHRPQQEAQKIFKANHPMDSEVTKAKLLGFGCALLDKVDPNPDNYVGAGIIQTKSLQVGCLLRLEPNAQAQMYRLTLRTSREPVSRHLCGLLAEQF; encoded by the exons atgggggccagtcTTTCCCCCCTGAGTTTGTCTGTCCTTGGTGCGTCTATTTCAGGTAAAAGCAAAGAGGCCGAAATCAAGAGGATCAACAAGGAGCTGGCGAACATCCGCTCCAAGTTCAAGG GGGACAAGGCCCTGGACGGCTATAGCAAAAAGAAATACGTGTGCAAACTGCTCTTCATCTTCCTGCTGGGCCATGACATTGACTTCGGGCACATGGAGGCCGTCAACCTGCTGAGCTCCAACAAGTATACGGAGAAGCAGATTGTGAgtgtgggtggagctgggggaCTGGGGGTGCACCTGAGAGGAGCTGCGGTGGGGGAGGGCCCTGTAAGCCTGGGGGGTGGAGTGCGAAGGGTGCTGCTGAG CAAATCGCCATCAAGAACGACCTGGCGAGCCGCTAACCCCACCTGTCATGTGTCCTGGCCTTTTGCACTGCCATCGTGTGCCAACGTGGGCAGCGACGAGTATGGTCCGATGTGGCTTCGCTCTCGAGGTCCCGTCTTCTGTG CGTACACCTCCATGGACGCGTCAAAGCGATGCGTGCCCTCTGCCTCTGCCGCCTCCTACAGACTCGCCCGACCTGGTGCCATGGTGCGAGTGGACGTTCCGCGTGGTGACCTGCTCAACGACCCAGCACTG GGTTGGTTCTACGGCCGCCGTCAGCTCTCATCACCTGCCTCTGCAAGAAGAACCTGTGATCTTCAGAGATGTGTCTCCCTGGCCGTGTCCAGG ACCGGAGACCAACCTGCGGTTACCTGCGCTGGGAGAGCATGTGGCACTCTGGCCAGCTCCGAGTCTCTCCACGAGGCTGTCACGCCCACATCGAGACGGTCATCAAATGCCCTCAAG acGGCGGGATGTACTGCGTGCGGCAGCGTGAGCGACCTGCTCTACGCCATGTTTGCGATCGGCACCAATGCCAAGCAGATCAGGTGTCCAGATGCTTCAGCTACTGGAGACGGCCGACTATCCATCGAGA cctgggcccccctgacccctctccctctccctcctcaggCCCTGCAGGCTCCCGCCTGCCACGAGAACATGGTGAAGGTCGGGGGCTACATCCTGGGGGAGTTCGGGAACCTCATTGCCGGAGACCCCCGCTCCAG CCCCTTGGTGCAGTTCAACCTGCTGCACTCCAAGTTCCACCTGTGCAGCGTGGCCACCCGGGCCCTGCTCCTCTCCACCTACATCAAGTTCATCAACCTCTTCCCCGAGACCAAGGGCACCATCCAGGAGGTGCTGCGCTCCGACAGCCAGATCCGCAACGCCGacgtggagctgcagcagcgcgCCGTGGAGTACCTGAAACTCAGCTCCATCGCCAGCACCGACGTCCTG GCGACGGTGCTGGAGGAGATGCCGCCCTTCCCGGAGCGTGAGTCGTCCATCCTGGCCAAGCTGAAGAGGAAGAAGGGCCCCGGGGCCGGCAGCGAGCTGGACGAGGGGAAGAAGGAGCCCGGGGCGGAGCTCAACGGGGGGGTGGAGCCCACGGCCAGCACCACC TCCACCCCCTCGCCGTCGGCTGACCTGCTGGGGCTCCGGACAGCCCCCCCTGCCAGCTCCGCTGCCCCCACCAGCGCCGGAAACCTGCTAGTGGACGTCTTCTCCGACAACACGTCTGCCACACCTGGCCTGGCTCCTGGCACCGAGGACAACTTCCTTAG CTCGGGAACAGCTGCTTCCTCCGATGACCCTGCTTTGCCCATCTCTGAAGCTGATGAGCTGCTAAACAA GATGCCAAGCGCACCACGAGCTGACCACACATCAATCCAGAGCACGAAGCGCCCGTCGGACACCGCTG CCCAGACGCTGTATCTCAGCCCCCATTgtggaagtggggtgggggggacgcaTGATCTgatacccccacccccccacaggcCTCAGCAGGAAGCCCAGAAGATCTTCAAAGCAAATCACCCCATGGACTCCGAGGTGACCAAGGCCAAG CTCCTGGGCTTTGGCTGCGCCCTGCTGGACAAGGTGGACCCCAACCCCGATAACTACGTAGGCGCCGGCATCATCCAGACCAAGTCGCTGCAGGTCGGCTGCCTCTTGCGGCTGGAGCCCAACGCTCAGGCCCAG atgtaCCGCCTGACGCTGCGCACCAGCCGGGAGCCTGTCTCACGGCACCTCTGCGGGCTGCTGGCCGAGCAGTTCTGA
- the TSKS gene encoding testis-specific serine kinase substrate isoform X1 produces the protein MCCRVTWGVEPPQANEGPSGHLNLKRSSACTNVSLLNLTGDDSESTDDGAGRGAAPLSPPLPSGDPAWSEDDTDPPTPLDMVNSGLVRAKDSVTSLKERASRVNRRVQSLQSECSMLCDNLEHRRREAEDLEKYCTQLQESCHKVSQSVEDAEIKTNALKKSSVLLEEKLRTLQQQAQGGELSGQEPEQRAATEIATPNQDTAGGSPTDLGGTPQGVQGREPGSALEESRQGAVLRMIERLGAQWERGHQELQGRLDEAFSTANRTAQALSQLRTELEGLRQVKPLLEDVAHQLGSLRVLEQHDQPPTSCASQGCVSTQSLGQIVERAVTPLLEELRHCGLPPTPCPACQRLQKKIRELEQAALETHARAETLSSNLRLAQDEALRAKTYVERVRLSPQEKPPGLDPLHARLSSLQAQLSQDRGPQPPALPQTH, from the exons atgtGCTGCAGGGTTACGTGGGG ggtgGAGCCCCCCCAGGCCAACGAGGGCCCATCCGGCCACCTGAACCTGAAGCGCTCCTCCGCCTGCACCAACGTCTCGCTGCTGAACCTGACGGGTGACGACTCTGAGTCCACGGATGACGGGGCTGGGCGGGGGGCTgcccccctcagccccccccTGCCCTCTGGGGACCCTGCTTGGTCTGAGGATGacacagacccccccaccccactg GACATGGTGAACAGCGGTCTGGTGCGTGCCAAGGACTCCGTCACCAGCCTCAAGGAGCGGGCGTCCCGGGTCAACCGGCGGGTTCAGAGCCTCCAG AGCGAGTGCTCGATGCTGTGTGACAACCTGGAGCACCGGCGGAGGGAGGCCGAGGACCTGGAGAAATACTGCACCCAGCTCCAG GAGAGTTGCCATAAGGTCAGCCAGTCGGTGGAAGATGCCGAGATCAAGACCAACGCCCTCAAGAAAAGCTCTGTCCTGCTGGAG gagaaGCTGCGGACGCTGCAGCAGCAGGCGCAGGGCGGGGAGCTCAGCGGGCAGGAGCCGGAGCAGCGCGCAGCCACAGAGATCGCCACGCCCAACCAGGATACAGCGGGGGGCAGCCCCACAGACCTCGGCGGCACCccacagggggtgcagggcagggagccaggctcTGCACTGGAGGAATccag gcagggggccgTGCTGCGGATGATCGAGCGGCTGGGGGCCCAGTGGGAACGGGGGcaccaggagctgcagggccggCTGGACGAAGCCTTCAGCAC ggCGAACCGCACGGCCCAGGCCCTGAGCCAGCTCCGCACTGAGCTCGAGGGGCTGCGGCAGGTCAAGCCGCTGCTGGAGGATGTGGCCCATCAGCTGGGAAGCCTCAGGGTCCTGGAGCAGCACGACCAGCCCCCCACCAGCTGTGCCAG ccagggctgCGTCAgcacccagagcctggggcagatAGTGGAGCGCGCGGTGACGCccctgctggaggagctgaggcACTGTGGGCTCCCCCCGACCCCCTGCCCGGCCTGCCAGCGCCTGCAGAAAAAGATCCGg gagctggagcaggccgCGTTGGAGACCCACGCACGAGCAGAGACCCTGAGCTCCAACCTGCGCCTGGCCCAGGACGAAGCCCTGAGAGCCAAGACCTACGTGGAGCGGGTGCGGCTCAGCCCCCA GGAGAAGCCCCCTGGCCTGGACCCCCTCCACGCCCGGCTCAGCTCCCTGCAGGCCCAGCTCTCCCAGGACAGGGGGCCCCAGCCTCCAGCGCTGCCCCAAACGCACTGA
- the TSKS gene encoding testis-specific serine kinase substrate isoform X2, translating into MCCRVTWGVEPPQANEGPSGHLNLKRSSACTNVSLLNLTGDDSESTDDGAGRGAAPLSPPLPSGDPAWSEDDTDPPTPLDMVNSGLVRAKDSVTSLKERASRVNRRVQSLQSECSMLCDNLEHRRREAEDLEKYCTQLQESCHKVSQSVEDAEIKTNALKKSSVLLEEKLRTLQQQAQGGELSGQEPEQRAATEIATPNQDTAGGSPTDLGGTPQGVQGREPGSALEESRQGAVLRMIERLGAQWERGHQELQGRLDEAFSTQGCVSTQSLGQIVERAVTPLLEELRHCGLPPTPCPACQRLQKKIRELEQAALETHARAETLSSNLRLAQDEALRAKTYVERVRLSPQEKPPGLDPLHARLSSLQAQLSQDRGPQPPALPQTH; encoded by the exons atgtGCTGCAGGGTTACGTGGGG ggtgGAGCCCCCCCAGGCCAACGAGGGCCCATCCGGCCACCTGAACCTGAAGCGCTCCTCCGCCTGCACCAACGTCTCGCTGCTGAACCTGACGGGTGACGACTCTGAGTCCACGGATGACGGGGCTGGGCGGGGGGCTgcccccctcagccccccccTGCCCTCTGGGGACCCTGCTTGGTCTGAGGATGacacagacccccccaccccactg GACATGGTGAACAGCGGTCTGGTGCGTGCCAAGGACTCCGTCACCAGCCTCAAGGAGCGGGCGTCCCGGGTCAACCGGCGGGTTCAGAGCCTCCAG AGCGAGTGCTCGATGCTGTGTGACAACCTGGAGCACCGGCGGAGGGAGGCCGAGGACCTGGAGAAATACTGCACCCAGCTCCAG GAGAGTTGCCATAAGGTCAGCCAGTCGGTGGAAGATGCCGAGATCAAGACCAACGCCCTCAAGAAAAGCTCTGTCCTGCTGGAG gagaaGCTGCGGACGCTGCAGCAGCAGGCGCAGGGCGGGGAGCTCAGCGGGCAGGAGCCGGAGCAGCGCGCAGCCACAGAGATCGCCACGCCCAACCAGGATACAGCGGGGGGCAGCCCCACAGACCTCGGCGGCACCccacagggggtgcagggcagggagccaggctcTGCACTGGAGGAATccag gcagggggccgTGCTGCGGATGATCGAGCGGCTGGGGGCCCAGTGGGAACGGGGGcaccaggagctgcagggccggCTGGACGAAGCCTTCAGCAC ccagggctgCGTCAgcacccagagcctggggcagatAGTGGAGCGCGCGGTGACGCccctgctggaggagctgaggcACTGTGGGCTCCCCCCGACCCCCTGCCCGGCCTGCCAGCGCCTGCAGAAAAAGATCCGg gagctggagcaggccgCGTTGGAGACCCACGCACGAGCAGAGACCCTGAGCTCCAACCTGCGCCTGGCCCAGGACGAAGCCCTGAGAGCCAAGACCTACGTGGAGCGGGTGCGGCTCAGCCCCCA GGAGAAGCCCCCTGGCCTGGACCCCCTCCACGCCCGGCTCAGCTCCCTGCAGGCCCAGCTCTCCCAGGACAGGGGGCCCCAGCCTCCAGCGCTGCCCCAAACGCACTGA
- the TSKS gene encoding testis-specific serine kinase substrate isoform X3 — protein sequence MANVVVKTIWQSKEINEAGDPPSGVETRAQSTRDLLGKAGPKAFPKKKKAVSFHGVEPPQANEGPSGHLNLKRSSACTNVSLLNLTGDDSESTDDGAGRGAAPLSPPLPSGDPAWSEDDTDPPTPLDMVNSGLVRAKDSVTSLKERASRVNRRVQSLQSECSMLCDNLEHRRREAEDLEKYCTQLQESCHKVSQSVEDAEIKTNALKKSSVLLEEKLRTLQQQAQGGELSGQEPEQRAATEIATPNQDTAGGSPTDLGGTPQGVQGREPGSALEESRQGAVLRMIERLGAQWERGHQELQGRLDEAFSTANRTAQALSQLRTELEGLRQVKPLLEDVAHQLGSLRVLEQHDQPPTSCASQGCVSTQSLGQIVERAVTPLLEELRHCGLPPTPCPACQRLQKKIRELEQAALETHARAETLSSNLRLAQDEALRAKTYVERVRLSPQEKPPGLDPLHARLSSLQAQLSQDRGPQPPALPQTH from the exons ATGGCCAACGTGGTGGTGAAAACCATCTGGCAGTCGAAGGAAATCAATGAAGCCGGAGACCccccctctggggtggagacCCGAGCCCAGAGCACCCGGGACCTGCTAGGCAAAGCCGGCCCCAAAGCCTTCCCCAAGAAGAAGAAAGCTGTGTCCTTCCATGG ggtgGAGCCCCCCCAGGCCAACGAGGGCCCATCCGGCCACCTGAACCTGAAGCGCTCCTCCGCCTGCACCAACGTCTCGCTGCTGAACCTGACGGGTGACGACTCTGAGTCCACGGATGACGGGGCTGGGCGGGGGGCTgcccccctcagccccccccTGCCCTCTGGGGACCCTGCTTGGTCTGAGGATGacacagacccccccaccccactg GACATGGTGAACAGCGGTCTGGTGCGTGCCAAGGACTCCGTCACCAGCCTCAAGGAGCGGGCGTCCCGGGTCAACCGGCGGGTTCAGAGCCTCCAG AGCGAGTGCTCGATGCTGTGTGACAACCTGGAGCACCGGCGGAGGGAGGCCGAGGACCTGGAGAAATACTGCACCCAGCTCCAG GAGAGTTGCCATAAGGTCAGCCAGTCGGTGGAAGATGCCGAGATCAAGACCAACGCCCTCAAGAAAAGCTCTGTCCTGCTGGAG gagaaGCTGCGGACGCTGCAGCAGCAGGCGCAGGGCGGGGAGCTCAGCGGGCAGGAGCCGGAGCAGCGCGCAGCCACAGAGATCGCCACGCCCAACCAGGATACAGCGGGGGGCAGCCCCACAGACCTCGGCGGCACCccacagggggtgcagggcagggagccaggctcTGCACTGGAGGAATccag gcagggggccgTGCTGCGGATGATCGAGCGGCTGGGGGCCCAGTGGGAACGGGGGcaccaggagctgcagggccggCTGGACGAAGCCTTCAGCAC ggCGAACCGCACGGCCCAGGCCCTGAGCCAGCTCCGCACTGAGCTCGAGGGGCTGCGGCAGGTCAAGCCGCTGCTGGAGGATGTGGCCCATCAGCTGGGAAGCCTCAGGGTCCTGGAGCAGCACGACCAGCCCCCCACCAGCTGTGCCAG ccagggctgCGTCAgcacccagagcctggggcagatAGTGGAGCGCGCGGTGACGCccctgctggaggagctgaggcACTGTGGGCTCCCCCCGACCCCCTGCCCGGCCTGCCAGCGCCTGCAGAAAAAGATCCGg gagctggagcaggccgCGTTGGAGACCCACGCACGAGCAGAGACCCTGAGCTCCAACCTGCGCCTGGCCCAGGACGAAGCCCTGAGAGCCAAGACCTACGTGGAGCGGGTGCGGCTCAGCCCCCA GGAGAAGCCCCCTGGCCTGGACCCCCTCCACGCCCGGCTCAGCTCCCTGCAGGCCCAGCTCTCCCAGGACAGGGGGCCCCAGCCTCCAGCGCTGCCCCAAACGCACTGA